AAGCAAGCAATTTACGATCCTGAAAATCGTGGGCACTTTGGGTTAGCACTTGAGGAGTATGCGCACTTTACTTCGCCAATTCGTCGTTATCCTGATCTGTTATTGCATCGTGCGATTAAATGGGTTATTGCTGATCAGCAACATAGTAAACAACATGATAAAACCGGTGGACACCGTTATACGACTAGCGAGATGCTCTATTTTGGTGAACACTGTTCAATGACTGAGCGCCGAGCGGACGAAGCGGTTCGTGATGTCGTTGATTGGTTGAAATGTGATTATATGCAAGATCATGTCGGCGAGGTATTCAATGGCACTATTTCGAGTGTTGTTAATTTCGGCTTTTTTGTGCGATTAGATGATCTATTTATTGATGGTTTAGTGCACGTTTCATCACTCGAAAATGATTATTATATTTTTGATGCATCACGTAATCGTTTAATTGGTGAAAATACCCGTTTTATTTATCGTTTAGGTGACAAAGTTCAAGTAACAGTCGTTAATGTTAATCCTGACGAGCGTAAAATTGATTTTTCATTGGTTGGCAGTAATAATAAGCCACAACGCCAAGGTAAGACAGCCAAAGATAAGGCGAAGAAAGTCGATAGTGATGCTGAACAGCCAGTTAAGCGCAAAAATAAAAGCCAAGCTAATAGTAAAAAAACGAGCGCAAAGGTTGTCGCAAAGAGTAAAAAACGCAGTAAGCCAAAAACAGCTGCTAAAAAAACGTCTAAATCAGCATCGACCTCAAGCAATCAGAGAAAAAAGAGTAAAAAATAGATGAGTGAAACAGTTTACGGCATCCACGCGATTGAAGCTTTGTTAGCGCGTGCACCAGAAAGAATTATTGAAGTTTTTATCGTTAAAGGCCGAGAAGATAAGCGCCTTAATGCCCTTGTTCGTGAGTTGGAGCAGTTGGGTTTAGCAGTAAAAGTGACCAATAGGCAGTATTTAGATGAAAAAACGAAAAATGGCGTTCATCAAGGTATTTTGGCGATGGTTAAACCAAGCCGTGGTTATCAGGAAAATGATATTCCATTATTAATGGAGCAAAATTCCAATCCGATTATTTTAATTTTAGATGGTGTGACTGATCCACATAATTTAGGTGCTTGTATTCGTACTGCTGATGCCGCTGGTGTGAGCTTTATTGTTGTACCTAAAGATCGTTCTGCACCACTTAATTCAACCGCTCAGAAAGTTGCATGTGGCGCGGCTGAAAGCGTGCCAGTGGTTAGAGTCACTAATCTGGCGCGTACTATGCGTATGTTACAAGATGAATATCAAGTTTGGATAGTGGGTACCGCCGGTGAAGCAACCAGCACACTTTACCAAACAGACTTTTATAAAAATTCAACAGCATTGGCTTTAGTGATGGGGGCAGAAGGTGAGGGGATGCGTCGATTAACCAAAGAGCATTGTGATGAGTTAGTCAGTATACCGATGGCTGGTATTGTTTCTTCGCTTAATGTGTCTGTTGCTACCGGCGTTTGCTTATTTGAGATTGTTAGACAAAAAAATAAATAGTTAGAGTTATAGTATGTTAGGATTTTTGAAAAAGCTTTTATCAGGGAATAAAGAAAAAAATGCTCCGGCGCTGTCTGAGCGAGATTTGAATGGTCGTAATCGTGTCGGATATCCGACAATGCAATTATCGCGTGAGATTGATAATTTAGTTAAATTGAAATACCGTCCTCTTAAACGTGTAATTAAGGTGTATAGAGACACGCTGTTTTTTAAATGGGGTCCTGCAGTTATCAATAATACTTTATCAGATGAGCAGTTGGCTAATTTGTCCGGACGGAATGTTCAGATGGTTTATTTATTGCTGTTTCGTGATATGTTAAGACATATTTCAGGTTTAGCTAAATTTAAGCATTTTGCCGAAGATTGGCCGGAACAATTTGCGAATGAGTTATTAGATAATTGCAAAATGTTAGGCGATAGTGATGATGTTGATGTCGCTAAAAAAGAAGCGTTATTTGCTAACACTGAGCTTTATAATGTTGATAATCCCATCGATCCTAAACACCCAGAAAATACGCAAATCCCTGATTGGACAGCGCCATTAGCGGAATTAATTATGCTGCCACCGGATATGATTTATAAGTGTCATCGTCCTTTAATGGCTGCAATTGACCGTCGCAAAAAGCGCTAACTTTAACGATTGATTGAGTTGAAGCTGTAATATCGATTCACTCAATCAATTTTGTTAACTAATTTACTTCCTTCCTTAAATAGCACTATTTATTACCAACAATTTTGCAATTTATCTTTGCAAAAATACCCACTAGGTAAGCAAATTCATCTCACTTATACTTAAATTAAGAAGTAAATAGGTGAGAAGTTTATGCGAAGTAGAACCATTGAATTATGTAAAAAATTCATTTCAGTCGACTATCCATTAACTATTGAAATGCTTACAGAAGAGTTTCAAATTAGTGCTCGAACTATTCGTAATGAAATTCAAGAAATTAATGAGTTTTTATCTAAAAGACATTTCACTTTAATTACTACTGTGCGTAGTAAAGGGTTTATCATCAATGCTGATCAAGAGCAGAAACAGCTGATTCACGATGCGTTACTGGGTGTGCCATCCTCTACCGTTTTAAGCAAAGATGAGCGACAGTTTGATTTGTTATTGTCGATTGCTTTTGCTAAAACGCCTGTTATTTTAAGCCATAAAGAAGCGGTCTATTTCGTTTCAAAAAGTGTATTAGATGAAGATATTCGTAAAATCAAAGTACGATTAAAAAAATATGATATTGAATTAATTAGCCAACCGAAGCAAGGGATGCAATTTGTTGGATTAGAGCGCTCGATTCGCTTAATGATGTATGAAGCTATTAACCAATTTGCCGGCAATTTAGAACTAGATAAGCCTTTACCTGAATTAAGCTCAATACAGCAACATTTGTTTAATTATATTCCTCAATCACTGATTGATAACTTATTGCAGTTAGCGCATCAAACTATCAGTCAGATACATGATGAAATTTATGTCCAACAAATTGTGATTTTTACTGCTATTTGGCTTGTTCGTAATCAGCATCAACATCATCTGACAATGGTCAGGACTGACTTTAACAATAATGAACAAGGACAAATAGCGAACTTTATTCAGTTGGTGTGCCAGCACTTTGCGTTGCAGGTAAATTGGCAAGAACGCCAATATATCATTTACATGCTAGAGGCATTTAATACTAAGGATATCAATAATTATGTCGAATGGCTTAATGCGCAGTTATTAGCCATTAAATTAGTTAATTATGTGGAAGAAAAAACGCTAATCCCGTTTTCAACTAAACAAGAACAGTTATATGAAAACCTTTGTAAGCACTTAGCCGGGCTGATTGCCAGAGTGAGTAATAATATTCATATTATTAATCCATTGCTCGATAGTATTAAACAAAATTACGGTGAAATTCATGCTGCGATTACCACTTTTATGCATGAACTTGAAACAAAACTTAGCCATAAGATTTCCGATGATGAAATTGCTTTTTTGACAATTCATTTTTCAACCTTTGCCAGTGCCATTAACCAAGATCGTAGTTACTATTTTAAAGCAGTGGTGTTGTGTTGTCATGGTATAGCAACTTCTAATCTGCTGGCACAGACACTTAAAGAGTTTTTTAGTATAGATGTATTAGCAATCTTAGGGCGTAACGATTTGAATTTGTTGGAGCAACTTGATTTTGATTTAATATTTTCTACCTTTCCTTTGCAACATTTTGCTCATCCAGTATTAGTTTTAGAACCCATATTAAAAGAAAAAAATCATCCTATCATTAAAGATTTTTTAACTAAACATCGTGCTAATCAACGTATCAATTACCTAACGGATGCAACGGATCTGTTCTATTCACTTGTTAATTTAATTAAAGAAAGTGGCGGTATTGTGTCCGAGCCTATCTATAACCAACTTGAAAAGTGTTTAGCTCTCAATAATCTTAAAATCAATAAAAGGAAAATCCAGCCTATGTTGAAAGATATTCTTACTGATGATGACATTTTATTACATCAAGACTGCCATGATTGGCGAAAGGCTATCCAAATTGCTGCTGAACCATTATTAAAAAAACAGTTTATTTTACCTTCTTACGTCGATGCCATGATCACATCGGTTGAACAATATGGTCCTTATATTGTGATTGGTAAAAATTTAGCTTTAGCGCATGCTCGACCTGAAGACGGAGTAAATCAATTAGGTTTGAGCGTAGTGACGATGGGCCGCCCAGTAGATTTTGGTAATGATGAAATGGGGCCAGTGAAAATTATATTTTGTTTAGCCGCTATCGATTCGTTTTCTCATCTCAACATTATGCGCAGTTTGATTGAATTAATTAATGATGAACAAAAACTGGAGCGTTTAACCAACTGTCATAGTGTAGCGCAATTTAAGTCAATTTTATTTAATTAGGCAAAATCGGATTAAATACCTAAATCTGAAGGAGAATAGAACATGAGTAATTTAACCATTATATTTGTTTGTGGTGCAGGGTTAGGCAGTAGTTTTGCTGCACAAATGGCAACCGAAGATGTTTTAAAAGCTAAAGGTATTGACGCTAAATTAGATCATACCGATATTTCATCAGCAGCCTCAACTAAAGCCGATATCATCATTACAGCCGAAAATTTCCGCCCTCAGTTTGCTAAATTCAATATCAGTGAACAAACCGCAGTGGTCTATCTTAAAAATATAGTATCTAAAGCGGAAATTGATGAGAAGTTAAGTCCAATATTGCAACAAAAGGGATTGCTTTAAATCCATTAGAAGGAGAATACCATGAATGTGATTAACTTTATTATCGACAATATTTTAACTCAAGCTTCGATAACCATTAGCTTAATTGCTATGTTTGGGTTGATTTTACAACGTAAATCTGTTGGACAAATTATTTCAGGCTCACTGAAAACCTTATTGGGTTTTCAAGTGCTCAATGCCGGGTCAAGTATTATTGTGGGAAGTTTAACCTATTTCGGTCATATTTTTACCGCTGGATTTGATATGCAAGGCATTATTCCTTCTATTGAAGCGATTAACGGGCAAGCAATGAATCAGTTAGGATTAGGCCGTGATATTGCACTAACATTTTTGATGATCTTTATTTTTAACATCCTTATTGCTCGTTTTACCCGTTGGAAATATATTTTTCTAACAGGGCAGGCCATTTTATGGATGGCAACAATGACAACGGTATTTGGTAGTTTTGCCGGATTGTCTGGGGTAACACTAATTTTGGTTGGCGGTTTTATTGGTGCACTTTTTGCTGTATTTATGCCGGCCATTGCCCAACCCATTATTCGTAAAGTGACAGGATCAAATGACATTGCATTAGGACACTTTTGTACAATCGGTTATTTATTCGAGGCTGGTGTAGCTTATCTGGTAGGGGAGCGAGGTGAAAACAAGCGCTCAATTGAAGATATGAAGTTGCCTAAGTCATTTGAATTTTTGCAAGATACTTATTTATCCGTCATGGTGGTTATGATCCCACTTTATATTATTACCGCTCTTTTCGCCGGTGAAGCGTATGCTTCAACCTTATCCGGCAGTCAAAATTACGTCATTTACGCCTTTACCCAAGCGATAATTTTTGTCGTCGGAATCTATGTATTACTTGCCGGTGTGAGGTTATTACTCGGTGAAATTGTGCCGGCATTTAGAGGAATTGCCATGAAAGTTGTTCCGAATGCAATTCCGGCGCTTGATTGTCCAGTATTTTTCCCATATAGCCCTAATGCAGTTATCTTAGGTTTTATTACGACATCTATAGGTACAGTGATTGCAATGTTGACTTTACCGGCATTCGGATTGGCGATGATTTTACCGGGAATGTTAACCAACTTTTTTGCTGGTGGAACGGCAGGTATCTTTGGTAATGCAGTTGGTGGTCGCCGTGGGGCGCTTATCGGCGGTATTGCTCATGGGATATTCATTACGCTGTTGCCAGCATTACTTGTCACCATTTTTAATCAAATGGGGTTTATCAATGCAACAGCAACTGATGTTGATACTGTCACAGTGGCACTGCTTTATGCGTGGATATTAAGCCCAATATTGAAGCACTTTTAGTTGAGGAGTATGACATGTTTAACTTTTTTAAAAAAAAGGCGCCTAAAACAAATTTAGCCCCCGACTCAGAGGTTAAAAGCAGTCTGACAGCACAGCAAATGGAACAGATTGAGCAAAAAATTAACCAATTATTACAGCAGCTCGAAAAGAACGAAGACTTACTGATGTTAGCCTCATCATGTGAACAAATCGGCCTGCTTTATCATCAATTAAATCATATTGATTTGGCTATTGAGTATTTAGAAAAGAGCCAACAGCATAAGAAATCAATTGGCGACGGTTATAAAACATTAATGAATTTGTATAACTCTAAGCGAGCTCAAGCCGCTCAGCATGGCTCATTGGCTGATATCGATATTTGGATGAACAAAATGGATGCTATGCGTAATATTGCTAAACAGATGACTATTCAACGAGATTAAAGGAAATAATTATGTACACCACACTTAAAGATGTAACTTTATTAGCCCAAAAATTAAATTTCACTGTTGGTGCGTTTAATACGCATAATTTAGAAATGTTACCTGCGATGTTACAGGCTGCAAAAGAGGTTGGCGCACCAATTATCATCCAAACAAGCGTTGATACTGCAAGGTATATTGGCTTTAAAGTTTTAGTTAATGCAGTAAAAGCTATTGTAGATGAAGAGATAGTGGATGCGGTATTACACCTCGATCATGCTAAAAATTTTGATGATATAAAACAAGCAATTGATAGTGGATTCACTTCGGTTATGTTTGATGGCTCTTCACTACCATTTAAAGAAAATATATTAAAAACCCGTGCAGTGGTTGAATATGCTCATGCTCATGGTGTATCAGTTGAAGGAGAATTAGGAACAATCGGGGGGACCGAAGAGGGAATTCATGTTGATGTTAACGATAAAGTTTATACCAAACCGGAAGATGCACTGGCATTTGTAAAAGCAACGGGAATTGATGCTTTAGCCATTGCTATAGGTACTAATCATGGACAATTTAAGTCAAAAACAGAGGTAAATATACCGTTATTGAAAGAAATTCATGCTATGGTTGATATTCCTTTGGTCATTCACGGTGGAACAGGGGTCAAAGAGGAGGACTATCCGGAACTGATTAATAACGGTATTCGTAAATTTAATGTTGGCACGGAGTTATTAGTTAACTGGACACAAGTTGCAAAAGATAAATTTGCCCAAACTGAAATTAATCGATCATTACGTCATAATATTATTCCAGCTAATGAGGCCGTGAAAGAAATAGTGAAGCATAAAATGCGTTTATTTCTTAACAGTAATAAATGTCTAAACTAAGAGGAGGCGAGTTGATATGCGTAAATATCTAATTTTACTCGCTGGTTGCCCCTGTACAGGAAAGACTTATCTGGTTAATAAATTGCAACAACAATTTACAGACAGTTTTGTGATAACACCCGATGAGGCTAAAGTTTTATATGCTGACTCTGTCGGTTTCAATTCGAAAGCTGAAAAGCAGGCGCTTGAGCACAAAGTTTGGCATTTTTATTATGGTGTTTTACAACTGTATATGGATGCTGGTAAACACGTTATTATTTCTGAGTATCCCTTTAGTGATAAGCAGAAACACCGGTTGAGTGAGTTGGCGCAAAAGTATCATTATCAAGTGATCACAATTCGCTTAATTGCTGATTTTGAGGTGTTATGGCAACGTCGTTATCAACGAGACCGCTCACCGGAACGGCATTTGAGTCATATTATGCAGCACTATCACTATGGAGATAAACTTGAAGATCGTAGTTTGGCCGACGATTTAGTCACTAAATCACAATTTTATCAAATCTGTCAAACTAGAAAGTACGACGAGTTTGCTTTGGGGCAATTGCTCGAAGTGGATGTTACCCATTTTAATCAAGTTGATTATTCGGGTTTATTGGAAAAATTGAAGCAAATCGTTAAATAGTAATTTTATTAGATCATCAATGCCGATTAACGTTAATCGGCATTATATTTAGGGTGATAAGCAAATAAATCAGATTTGATTGTAGGAATAGGCAGTTACGGATCAATAGTGAAATAGGTTAGTTTTATATCTTCGTTTATCTTCTCAATAACATTTTAAATACAAAAAATTCTTTTAATTTAGCAATCAAAGATTATGATAAGCCATTTCTAATCAGTCAAGTTGAATGAGCTAAACAATGAAAAGACTGCTATTTATTTTTATTGTTTTTATGTTTGTAGTAAATGCTAAGCCTCATTTGGATCATGAAAATTATGGCAAGTGGGAGATGTTGACCGAGTTAAATAATAAAAATGTGATTTATGAGCCTTGTTATTGCGGTAATCGTTTTATAAATTATCAAAAAGGTAAACTGGATGATTATACCGGGCAAGAAATGATTTCATGTGAGATAAAATCGAGCTACTTTAAAGACGGCAAATAATTTATCGATTTAGAATCAAAATGTAGCTACTCTGATAGCATAAGTTATGAAGTTAAGGATGAAAATACCTTAATTTGGCATTTATACAATTCAATTTCTTTAGTAATGACTAATCAGCCCGATAAGTTTGACAAGGTCTTTGAAACATGTGATGAGAGACAGTAAAGCTATTAACATTTATCTCTATCAAGTCAAAGGTCAATACCGACACAATGGTGTCGGCACGATTATTTTACTTTTTAGCTTTTGATTAGATCAACTTCAATACCTAACCCTTTTGCTACACCTGAACCATAATCGGGATGGACTTTATAGAAGTGTTTAAGCTGTCTAATTTGAATATCACGATCGACGTTTTTCATCGAAGTGACAATATTATCAAGAAGCAGTTGTTTTTGATCTGGACGCATTAAATTAAATAATGCACGTGGGTGCGAATAGTAATCACCATCAACACGATGATCGTGTTTATCCATTGTGCCGGCAGGGACATGCATCGGTGGCTCAGCATACTGCGGTTGTTGTTTAGGTGCACTATCAACACTATTTGGTTCATAGTTTGGTGCATTATCTGGCGTATAAAAGCGCATAGCTCCGTCACGTTGATAATTGTGTACCGGACATTTAGGTGCATTGATTGGTAATTGTTGGTAGTTTGTACCGATACGATAACGGTGCGCATCAGCATAAGCAAATATTCGCCCTTGTAACATTTTATCCGGTGATAAGCCAATACCAGGTACAATATTACTTGGTTCAAATGCAGATTGTTCTACTTCAGCAAAATAGTTTTCCGGATTACGGTTAAGCTCCATAACACCGACTTCAATAAGCGGAAACTGTTTTTGCGACCAAACTTTTGTGACATCAAATGGGTTTTCTGGGTGGTTATTGGCTTGTTCTTCACTCATCACTTGTATATAAAGTCGCCATTTAGGGTAGTTACCTTGTTCAATGGCATTAAAGAGATCTTCTTGCGCTGAATCAGGGTTGCTACCGTCGAGTTCTGCGGCTTTTTTAGGATGAATATTTTTAATGCCTTGTTCCGTTCTAAAATGCCATTTTACCCAAGTTCGTACATTATCTTTGTTGATTAAACTATAAGTATGGCTACCAAAACCATGCATATGTCGAAATCCGTCTGGAATGCCTCGGTCAGAAAATAGAATTGTTACTTGATGAAGTGATTCTGGCGATAAAGAGAAAAAGTCCCACATCATTTGCGGATCTTTTAAGTTGGTCTTAGGATCGCGTTTTTGGGTGTGAATAAAGTCTGGGAATTTGAGTGCATCACGAATAAAAAATACTGGTGTGTTATTACCGACGATATCCCAGTTACCTTGATCTGTGTAAAATTTTACTGAAAATCCACGTGGATCACGTGCCGTGTCAGATGAACCACGTTCACCGCCAACAGTTGAAAATCGAGCAAAAACGGGAGTTTGTTTGCCAACTTCGGCAAAAATGCTGGCATAGCTATATTGAGTAATGTCATTGGTGA
This Gilliamella sp. ESL0443 DNA region includes the following protein-coding sequences:
- a CDS encoding class II fructose-bisphosphate aldolase, which codes for MYTTLKDVTLLAQKLNFTVGAFNTHNLEMLPAMLQAAKEVGAPIIIQTSVDTARYIGFKVLVNAVKAIVDEEIVDAVLHLDHAKNFDDIKQAIDSGFTSVMFDGSSLPFKENILKTRAVVEYAHAHGVSVEGELGTIGGTEEGIHVDVNDKVYTKPEDALAFVKATGIDALAIAIGTNHGQFKSKTEVNIPLLKEIHAMVDIPLVIHGGTGVKEEDYPELINNGIRKFNVGTELLVNWTQVAKDKFAQTEINRSLRHNIIPANEAVKEIVKHKMRLFLNSNKCLN
- a CDS encoding AAA family ATPase, coding for MRKYLILLAGCPCTGKTYLVNKLQQQFTDSFVITPDEAKVLYADSVGFNSKAEKQALEHKVWHFYYGVLQLYMDAGKHVIISEYPFSDKQKHRLSELAQKYHYQVITIRLIADFEVLWQRRYQRDRSPERHLSHIMQHYHYGDKLEDRSLADDLVTKSQFYQICQTRKYDEFALGQLLEVDVTHFNQVDYSGLLEKLKQIVK
- a CDS encoding PTS sugar transporter subunit IIB translates to MSNLTIIFVCGAGLGSSFAAQMATEDVLKAKGIDAKLDHTDISSAASTKADIIITAENFRPQFAKFNISEQTAVVYLKNIVSKAEIDEKLSPILQQKGLL
- the rlmB gene encoding 23S rRNA (guanosine(2251)-2'-O)-methyltransferase RlmB; the protein is MSETVYGIHAIEALLARAPERIIEVFIVKGREDKRLNALVRELEQLGLAVKVTNRQYLDEKTKNGVHQGILAMVKPSRGYQENDIPLLMEQNSNPIILILDGVTDPHNLGACIRTADAAGVSFIVVPKDRSAPLNSTAQKVACGAAESVPVVRVTNLARTMRMLQDEYQVWIVGTAGEATSTLYQTDFYKNSTALALVMGAEGEGMRRLTKEHCDELVSIPMAGIVSSLNVSVATGVCLFEIVRQKNK
- a CDS encoding catalase, with translation MSEKKELTTNNGAPIADNQNSRTAGPRGPVLIDDYQLIEKLAQFNRENIPERRVHAKGSGAHGTFTVTNDITQYSYASIFAEVGKQTPVFARFSTVGGERGSSDTARDPRGFSVKFYTDQGNWDIVGNNTPVFFIRDALKFPDFIHTQKRDPKTNLKDPQMMWDFFSLSPESLHQVTILFSDRGIPDGFRHMHGFGSHTYSLINKDNVRTWVKWHFRTEQGIKNIHPKKAAELDGSNPDSAQEDLFNAIEQGNYPKWRLYIQVMSEEQANNHPENPFDVTKVWSQKQFPLIEVGVMELNRNPENYFAEVEQSAFEPSNIVPGIGLSPDKMLQGRIFAYADAHRYRIGTNYQQLPINAPKCPVHNYQRDGAMRFYTPDNAPNYEPNSVDSAPKQQPQYAEPPMHVPAGTMDKHDHRVDGDYYSHPRALFNLMRPDQKQLLLDNIVTSMKNVDRDIQIRQLKHFYKVHPDYGSGVAKGLGIEVDLIKS
- a CDS encoding PTS sugar transporter subunit IIA, with the protein product MRSRTIELCKKFISVDYPLTIEMLTEEFQISARTIRNEIQEINEFLSKRHFTLITTVRSKGFIINADQEQKQLIHDALLGVPSSTVLSKDERQFDLLLSIAFAKTPVILSHKEAVYFVSKSVLDEDIRKIKVRLKKYDIELISQPKQGMQFVGLERSIRLMMYEAINQFAGNLELDKPLPELSSIQQHLFNYIPQSLIDNLLQLAHQTISQIHDEIYVQQIVIFTAIWLVRNQHQHHLTMVRTDFNNNEQGQIANFIQLVCQHFALQVNWQERQYIIYMLEAFNTKDINNYVEWLNAQLLAIKLVNYVEEKTLIPFSTKQEQLYENLCKHLAGLIARVSNNIHIINPLLDSIKQNYGEIHAAITTFMHELETKLSHKISDDEIAFLTIHFSTFASAINQDRSYYFKAVVLCCHGIATSNLLAQTLKEFFSIDVLAILGRNDLNLLEQLDFDLIFSTFPLQHFAHPVLVLEPILKEKNHPIIKDFLTKHRANQRINYLTDATDLFYSLVNLIKESGGIVSEPIYNQLEKCLALNNLKINKRKIQPMLKDILTDDDILLHQDCHDWRKAIQIAAEPLLKKQFILPSYVDAMITSVEQYGPYIVIGKNLALAHARPEDGVNQLGLSVVTMGRPVDFGNDEMGPVKIIFCLAAIDSFSHLNIMRSLIELINDEQKLERLTNCHSVAQFKSILFN
- a CDS encoding PTS sugar transporter subunit IIC; translation: MNVINFIIDNILTQASITISLIAMFGLILQRKSVGQIISGSLKTLLGFQVLNAGSSIIVGSLTYFGHIFTAGFDMQGIIPSIEAINGQAMNQLGLGRDIALTFLMIFIFNILIARFTRWKYIFLTGQAILWMATMTTVFGSFAGLSGVTLILVGGFIGALFAVFMPAIAQPIIRKVTGSNDIALGHFCTIGYLFEAGVAYLVGERGENKRSIEDMKLPKSFEFLQDTYLSVMVVMIPLYIITALFAGEAYASTLSGSQNYVIYAFTQAIIFVVGIYVLLAGVRLLLGEIVPAFRGIAMKVVPNAIPALDCPVFFPYSPNAVILGFITTSIGTVIAMLTLPAFGLAMILPGMLTNFFAGGTAGIFGNAVGGRRGALIGGIAHGIFITLLPALLVTIFNQMGFINATATDVDTVTVALLYAWILSPILKHF